CAATAACGGCGGCGGTGATCCCGGCGGCGGCAATAACGGCGGCGGTGATCCTGGCGGCGGCAATAACGGCGGCGGCGATCCTGGCGGCGGCAATAACGGCGGAAGTGGCAACGGCGGTGGCACTTCCGTTGGTTCGGTCACCCCTGTTCAGCCGGAAGCACCAAGCGGCAGCGGCCATTTGACCGTTGAAGCAGAGGTTACAGGAACTACTGCTACAGCCACACTGGATGCGCAGAAAGTAAAAGCGGCAGACCAGATCACCGTCTCGTCTACGCTCGGCACCTTCCACTTCCCTGTAAAAGCGGTTGATACCGCAGCTTGGGGACAGCAATTGGGAACCGGGGATTGGAAGCTTAAGGTCAGTATGACGGTCCTGCCGGAACAGCGGCAGCAAGAGATCCTTCAGGCTGTTCTGGCAGCCCAGGGCAAATTAATCAGCCCTGCCATTGAATACACGGTAACGGCTGAAGCCAACGGACGCACAATCGAGATTCCAGGGTTCAAGGGCAGCTATTCCCGGGGCACCCTGCAGCTCGACAGTCCGGCAGACAGCCGGAATACGACCGTGGTCCGGATCGGGAAGGACGGAAGCTTCACCTTCGTCCCGGCGGTCTTCAACGGCACCGGTGTCACGTTCTATAGTCCGAGCAACGGCACGTTTGCAGTGATTTCAAGCAACAAGACATTCGCGGATATCAAGGGGCACTGGGCAAAGGCATCCGTCGAAAAGCTGGCCTCCAAGTACATCCTGACCGGCTTAACAGACAGCAGGTTCGCACCGGACGCTACCACTACCCGCGCGGAATTCGCTGCGATGATGGTTCGTGCGCTGGGCTACTCCTCCTCTAGTTCGGCAGATGTTGCGTTCAAGGATATCGCCTCCGGCGTGTGGTACACCGGAAGCGTCGGAACAGCCGCAGATCTGGGTCTGGTGCAGGGCGGAACGGACAATACCTTCCGGCCAAACGACATCATCACACGCCAGGAGATGACTGTTATTCTGGTTAAGGCGATGGCCCTTGCCGGCTCTCCGCTCCCAGCTTCAGAGGAGCAACCCGCAGCGTTCAAAGATGCCGAAAAGATCGCGGGCTGGGCGAAGCAGGATGTCGCCAAGGCGGTGCAGGCCGGCCTGATCACCGGGACACCGGCGGGGCAATTCCAGCCGGGTCAATCCGCAACCCGTGCGGAAGCGGCAACCGTCATCCTCCGCTTGCTGATGCAAGCGGAATTAATGAACTAAGCTATGCTATCGACACCATAAAAATCAAGCAGAGCAGCGATTCTCCAATAACAGGAGAATCGCTGCTCTGCTGTTTTTGGTTTATGGAGGCTTGTTTTAGGCGAAGCTCATGCTGCTGCAAGTAATTTATTCCTCGGCACTAGCTTGTATGTTATAATATATTATAAAATGTTATGACATACGTCAGGAGTGATGCAGTGCAATCGCCAGTATTAGCTATTGGAGAACGGTTAAAAGAAATACGAGCAACTAGAAATCTTACACTTGAAGATGTTTCTAAACTTACCGATGTAAGTAAGCCCATGCTTGGACAAATTGAAAGAGGGCAGTCTTCACCAACTATTACAACTCTTTGGAAAATCGCAGTGGGCTTAAAAGTTCCTTTATCTTTATTATTGGAAGAGCTAGAAGAGGAGTGTAGTGTGGTTGATACACTGTCCAAAAACGCTATCCTCGAAGAGGATGGGAAAATGAGAGCCTTTCCTGTTTTTCCTTTTGACCCTACCCGTAACGTTGAAATATTCTATATCGAATTTGATCCCGGATGCCAGCATCCATCTAAAAAGCACCTTGATGGTGTGGAAGAATATGTTTTTGTGGAGCAAGGTATGTTAGAAATGGTAGTCAACAATAAAAAAATTGTTCTAAAAGAAAAGCAAGCACTCCGCTTTCGGGCTAATGTTTCTCATTCCTACAATAATCCCTATCAAGAACCATGTGTTATTTACAACATGATTTTTTACCCAAGAGCATAGGCAGGTTTCATCTATAATCTTCTGAAAAATATTTAAAAATGAGGTGTGATGATTATGGCAATTGAAAAAGTAAAAGATTTTTTCAAGCAATATGGTATGGATTCTCAGATTAAAGAATTTGAAGTATCTAGTGCAACCGTGGATTTGGCTGCATCTGCATTAGGTTGTGAGCCAGAGAGAATCGCAAAAACACTTTCTTTTATGGTAAATGGACAAGCTGTTTTAGTAGTTGCCGCCGGTGATGCACAAGTGGATAACAAAAAATTCAAAGAGTATTTCAAAACAAAAGCAAAAATGCTTTCTCCTGATGAAGCCATTGATAGGGTTGGTCATGCAATTGGAGGTGTTTGTCCATTTGCTATTAAAAACGATGTTTCTGTTTATCTAGACATCTCTTTAAAACGTTTTGAGACAATCTATCCAGCTTGCGGGAGTAGCAACAGTGCTATTGAACTTACAATAAAACAATTAGAACAATACTCTAGTTATTCAGAGTGGATTGATGTATGTAAAGGATGGAATGATTGCACATAAAACTGGTTTCCTTGGTATCTAAGCGCATAGCAAGGCACTGCAGCTCATTTCGCTTCTACAGCTATCTTAGCCAAGTTTTCATCCATGGGGACGCTCTCATAAGTGAATTGGAGGTGCGATTAATGAAACTAATACGTTTAATGAAATCATTCCGATTGTACGAAAAACAGACATTCCAATAGCAGTAATCTATCTCACAACATTAGCTTTCTGGTATCTTGTTGGTTTCATTTTAGATCGACTGTTACAAAAAATAAGGAACAACAAATCCTAAATAAAGGGGCGTCCCAAGCAGCCATTACATGGCTTATGGGACACCCCCTGCTGTTTCGGCTTACTACACCTTGCTAAGGTACACTTCAAACCCAGACAGTGTCGGGCACCAGCGTGATTGATCAATGGTGAGGCGTATATGCCGTGCCGTAACCTCCAGGAATTTGAGAATGCGCTTATGTCCGACAATTGTACATTCACTGAATTTTTTCCAGGAATCCCCGTCCAGATACTCCAGATGAAGCTGCTCTATCCGCTGGCCCGACTGAATATGCTCTTTAAGCACGATAGTATCGAAGGACTGCTCCACATTCAGGTCAAGCTCAATGGAAGCCTGCTCCGTTCCTTCCTTGGGGCACCAGAATGTATCTCTGTTCCCGTCCAGTACCCGGCCGGCCGCATTGGCCTCTCCCGCCGTCTCCGTTGCGGTAGCCTGAGCTCCCGCAGCCAGATTATACTCGAAGGTGGACCGGATTACCTCTCCCAGTTCGGCCATTCGCCGGGCATCGTTCTCATGAATGAGACCGCGCTTGTCGGGCGGAAGATTGAGGAGGAACGTCGAGTTGCCGCCAACCGACTTATCATAGATGTCCAGCAGCTCTTCGAGGCTGCGGACCTGGTCGTCCTCAGCAGCGTGGTAGAACCAGCCGGGCCGGATCGAGGTATTCACTTCCGCCGGATACCAGACGAGCTCCTTCCCGGCGATGGCTTCCCGGCTGCCCAGATTCTCATCGCGGGAGTTGCTGCGTCTGGCGAATTCGCCGTCGTCCACATGCTGCGACTCTTCCTGGATTTTCTCGCAATCCTGCAGCTCTGCCGGAACGACACTCCACTCGGACTCACGGGTATGGCCGGCCTCATTGCCGCACCAGCGGACGTCCGGACCGCATACGGAGATCACCGCGCCCGGCTGCAGCTCCCGGATCACCTCATAATATCCGTCCCAGTCATAGACCTGCTTCAAGCCATTCGGGCCTTCACCACATGCACCGTCGAACCAGACGCAGAAGATGTCTCCGTACCCGGTTAACAGCTCACGTAATTGATCCTTGAGATATTCGTTATACTCCGAAGTCCCGTACCGTCCGTCATGGCGGTCCCACGGAGACAAGTACACCCCGAATTTCAGTCCTCCCTCACGGCAGGCATCCGCTACCTCCTGTACCATATCGCCTTGGCCATCACGCCATGGACTGTGCTTCACGGAATGACCGGTATGGCTGCTGGGCCAGAGACAGAACCCGTCATGATGCTTGCAGGTCAGGATCAGGCCTCTCATTCCCGCCGATTTACACACCTCCACCCACTGTTTGGCATCAAACTCTTCGGGATTGAAGATCGCCGGTGCTTCGTCGCCGAGCCCCCATTCCTTATCGGTGAACGTATTGACGCCAAAATGTATAAATGAATAGAATTCCAGCTCCTGCCAGGCCAGCTGCCGTGGAGAAGGTACTACTTGCGCTGCGTTTCTGATATTATCATTCATCCCTATGCTCCCCTTTGATAGTAGTTTAGTAAGTTACCAGCTCTACCTCATAAGCGCCCAAAGTCAGCGAATCCGCGAAGCGGCTGCCGGACAGCAGCCCGGATGCCTCCCTCTCCAGCTGTATCGTCTGCTCTATACCGGTGGTGTTCACACAGAGTAAAGAGCCGTCTTCCAGGCTGCGTGCGACCACGCCTGAAGGGGTAACCGGACCTTTCTGGATGCCAAGCGCCGGGTACAGCCTATCGAGAAGCAGACTTAGAAAATCGGCATCTGCCGGTATCGCGACATAGATCGCCTCTCCCTTGCCATAACGGTTCCGCGTGACTGCGGGCGACTTCTCGAGTGTATTCGTGAACGAAGCCACAGTCTCTGCCGTGCGGGCTTCCAGTATCTCGTAATAGCTTATCTCAGGCTGACATTCCTGCTCCCCGAGGAGAATAGCCGGCTTTTCCCGTTCCAGATGAAGCTCTGTCTTCTCAAGACCTCCGGCATTCTCCGAAGGCGTATGGCTTCTGGTTCTCATGAAGGCTCCGCTGCGGATGCCGAAGACATCGCTTAGCCCGCCGGGCATCGGGGTATCGAACGCGCGGTTATGCTCATTGACCTTCGCAGCATACGCCGTCATCACAGCGGTGCCTCCTGCCTCAACGAAGGTGCGAATGGCGGCCGCTGAGGCTGCATCCATGACGGCATGTCCCGGCACGATCAGAAGCTTGTAATCCTTGCGCAGACTGCGCAGATTCACAATATTACAGTCCAGATTGGCCCGCTCCAGAGCCTCATAGGCCTCCAGGACTTGCCGGGTATAATCGGTTTTGTAGTAGCTCCGGTTGCCGTCCATCACCTTCAGGCTCTCGTACGAGTAGGCGATGGCAATCTGCGGAGAGGTCTGTCTGGGAAGCCCGCGTTCCTGCAGCAGCTTGAATTCCTCCGCGATTTGTTTGAACTCCTCATACTTCCAGCCCGGCGTGCCGTCATGATCCACCAGACCGAATACATATTGCTCCTCACCGCCCAGCATCGTCCGCCAGGTCCATGCGCAGACAGCCTGAGCCCTGTGGACAAGCGAGAGATAGGCATACATTCTCATGGCCAGGCGCGGGGAAGCGTAGCCTCCGAAGTCGCCAGTCTGGAATTCAAGGCACCAGATGGGCTGGTCAAGCTCGCCAATGCGGTGATCCATGAAGAAGCAAGCGGCGGTCAAGGCCCGTCTGTCCTCGGGATTGGTGCCGGGGTAGAACCCGATACCGGGGAGATCAATGATCTCCTCATATTGCTTCAGATAATCGAACCCATAGCCGGGATTCTCTGACCAGTGATTCGTCGATTCCCTGGCTTCAGGCGCGAACTGCCTGACAATCCGGCTCAGACCCTGCATATAAGCCAAGACTTCATCGGAATAAAATCGCCACATGTCCAGCACCCGTTCCGGCGCGCCTTGAATCTGGCCGGAGACTGGAAGCACGACATCGTGGAAGCTGCTCAATTTGCGCGACCAGCGCTGGGTAGTCCATGCCCGGTTCAACTGGTCTACCGTGCCGTACTTGTCTTTCAGCCAAGCTTCAAAGCGGTCTCTGGCCTCTCTGGAATAGGAAGGCGCTCCCGAGCCCAGTTCATTGCACAGTCCGAAGGCATACAGGGCCGGATGATTCTGGTATTTACATACCAGTGTCTCGGCGAACTTATACGCGTATTCCTGGAAGGCCGGGTGGCCGATATCCTCCATATAGCGTGTTTGCGCTTCCATACGGATGCCGTTTGTATCGGTCCGGTCAATCGCCGGATACTTCTTGTGGAGCCATGTCGGAGCCGGGCGGGTTGCGATATCCAGCACGACCTGTATACCCGCCTCGTGAAACAGATCCATGACTTCATCGAACCATTCAAACGTAAAGTTGCCTTCAGAGGGCTCAAAGCTGTCCCAGCACAAATGCCCCAGCCGGACAACGCTAAAGGATGCTGCCCGCATCCATTCAATATCTTGTGCCCATCTCTCCCTGGACCAGTCATGCGGATGGTAATTCGCTCCTGCATACAACAATCTAATCACCGCCATATAAAAATAGTAAAATACACAAACTATATTAAATGCTGCCTTGATATTATGAAATATAATAAATGAATTAATTCATATAATAAAATGAAAGTAAAATAGAACGGCCAATATATTTGCATGAATCTCGCAATATTGTTATTTATCCCTGGGTCCCATGGGCGATATACTAAACAGCATCACATACAGGGAGGTCAATACATGAAGATAAAGTTTGCGAAGCAGGCGTCTATCGCCCTTGTGGCCGGAGTCCTGATGACAGCTGTTGCCGGCTGCAGTGCGGCATCCGATCCGGGTCAGGCTGCACAGGGAGATCAGGGAAATACCGGGCAACAAGCAGCTACGATTACCTTAGGCCGTGTAGTCGGCTCCGACAACAAATTCAAGAATGGGGAGACCATCGAAAATAATGTCCACACCAAATGGGCCAAGGAGAAGTTCGGCATTGACTTTAAGGTAGATTGGACCGTAGGAACCGGAGATGCTTACACGACCAAGCTCCGCCTTCTGCTTAACTCCAATGAAAAGCTGCCGGATGTCTTCACCCTGAACGATCCGACGCTTGAGAATCAGGTCGTCGATTCCGGCAAGGTGATGGATATCGACGAGGCTTTTGACAAGTACGCTTCGCAGCGGCTTAAGGATCTGTACGCCCAGTACCCCGAAATATGGAATACGGTTACTTATGACGGCAAGCATTACGGCCTGCCCACCTTCAACGCCAACAGCTCTTTCAGCGTGCTCTGGATTCGCCAGGATTGGCTGGATACCTTAGGCCTGAAGGCGCCCAAGACTATCGCGGATATGGAAGCTGTAATGGATGCGTTCGTCAACCGCGACCCTGACGGCAATGGGATCAAGGATACCCTCGGATTATCCCTGTCGCTCAAAAAAGGCGTCACGGCCGTGAAGGACACCTTCATGGTATCCAGCGATTTCCTGTTCGGACAATCTGCTATCCCTACTTACTGGACAGAGGGGCCGGACGGCAAGCTTCAGTACGGCTCTGTTCAGCCTACAGTCAAGGAGGGCCTGATCAAGCTTAGCGAATGGATGAGCAAAGGCTATCTGGATAAAGACGCCGGGATCATGGATGAAGCCAAGGCGGCGGAGAGCTTTGTTCAGGGCAAATCCGGCATGGTCTTCGGCCCGACCTGGATGGCTTCCTATCCGTTCAGTGCGGATATGACCTTTGATTATGTACCGGTTCCCATTCCTGCAGGCATTGACGGAAAAATGGGCTTTGGCAGTGAACCGCAATCCTCCGTCCGCTTCTATTTCAACAAGGATTTCAAATATATGGAGGCCTTCTTCAACTATCTGGACGCCATCATGGGACCCGGCTTCTACGATCCTTCCTCCGAACTGGCTAACGGCTGGGCCGAGGGCTACGACTATGTCATCGAGGACGGCAAACCGGTCTATGACCAGGACAAAATCCCGGGCGGATGGATTGATGTGAAGAAATACACCATCTACGGCAACGACATTCAGACGCCCAAAAAGGAGCTGGAGGTCATGGCCAAGCTCGGCCAGGGCAAAACACCCGAAACCCCTTACGAAATGTATTTCTCGGCCAGACCGAAGAAATGGGCAGAGGCTGCTGCCGTACTGCAGACTTACATCGACGAAGCTTCCGTATTCGATAAATATACCGGCCCTCCGACAGCAACCATGGCCCAGAAGGGAGAGCTGCTCCGCAAAATGGAAAGTGAAGCTTTCCTGAAAATTATTTACGGGCAAGAATCGCCGGATTCGTTCGACAGCTTCGTGGAGAAATGGAAGTCCTCCGGCGGAGATGATATGACCAAAGAGGTGAACGAGTGGTATCAGGCGCTTAACCATTAGAAGACTTTTGCCAAATGAACCTATAGAGGAGTTGTCCGGATGATGGAATGGAAGAAGAGCAAGACGCGATTTACTCGCCAGCTACCTCTTCATTTGCTCATACTGCCATCTGTAATCTGTCTGCTGATCTTCAATTATGCGCCTATGGCGGGGCTTTTGATGGCTTTTCAGGACTTCAAGCCACGGCTTGGGTTCCTGCATTCACCCTGGGTTGGCTTCGAGCATTTTCAATATATGTTTACTTATCCTGACAGCGTGCAGGTCATCTATAACACCCTGCTTATCGCTTCGCTCAAGATCACGGCCAACATTATAGTTCCGATCCTCTTTGCCTTGCTGCTGAATGAGGTTCGCGCGCTGCTGTTCAAACGGTTCGTGCAGACACTCGTGTATCTCCCGCATTTCCTGTCCTGGGTGATTCTGGGAGGGATTCTGACAGATATCCTCGGCAACAAAGGAATTGTCAATCACCTGCTGACGCTCCTTGGCGCCGATACTGTATTTTTCCTTGGAGATGGAACCTGGTTTCGGATCACCGTAGTGGTCAGTGATGTCTGGAAGGAGTTCGGCTTCGCCGCAATTATCTATCTCGCCGCCATGAGCGGCATCAATATGTCGCTGTATGAAGCCGCCGAGATCGACGGCGCAGGCCGGTTCAAGCAGACGCTCCATGTCACCTTGCCGGCGCTGGTTCCCGTTATCCTGGTTGTGGGCACGCTCGCGCTGGGCAATATCCTCAATGCAGGCTTCGACCAGATCTTCAACCTGTACAATCCGCTGGTCTACCGGGAAGGGGATATTATAGATACCTTTGTATATAGGGTAGGTCTCATGAACGGCTCTTTCAGCTTCGCGACCGCCGTCGGCTTATTCAAATCGGTCATCAGCTTCATCCTGATCGTTACGGCTTACCGGCTGGCCTACCGGTTCGGAAATTATCGCATCTTTTGAGTAAAGGCAGGCGGAATCTATGTATCGGAAAACAATTTCTTACCGCTGGTTTACAGTGCTCAACACTGCGCTTCTTGCAGTTCTGGCCGTATTATGTATCCTTCCCCTTGTGCATGTTGCGGCCGTATCCTTCAGTTCCAGTGCGGCGGCTACGGCTAATCAGGTGTTTTTCTGGCCGGTCGGATTCACGGCTGAAGCCTACTCCAGAACACTTACGAATCCCTTGTTTCTGCGTTCCCTAATTCTATCTGTGGAAAGAACGCTCGCCGGAACCCTGCTGTCTATGGCGTTGACCGTTACCGCCGCTTATACCCTGTCGCGTTCATTTTACGGCAGAAGCTTCTACTCCTGGTTCTTTGTCTTCACCATGCTGTTCAACGGCGGCCTGATTCCAACCTATCTGCTGATCACGCAGCTTCATTTAACCAACACACTGTGGGTACTGATTCTGCCGTCTGCGGTGAACGTGTTCAATACCATTCTGATGATGCAATTCTTCCGCGCCATTCCCAAAGAGCTGGAGGAGGCGGCAAGCATTGACGGGGCGGGTTATCTGAGGTCTCTGATCACGATCTATCTTCCCTTGTCGCTTCCCTCCCTGGCCACCTTATCCTTGTTCTCGATGGTCTGGCATTGGAACTCATGGTTTGACGGGCTGATCTATATGACTGATTACCGGCAGTATCCGCTGGCGACATTTCTGCAGACGATCATTCAGAGCGGCGACATGCGCAACACGAACATTGACCCCAGTCAGCTGAAAATTCTGTCGGAACGCACGGTGCGTTCTGCGCAAATCCTGATAGGAGCATTGCCGATCCTGCTCGTCTATCCGTTCCTGCAGAGGTTCTTCGTACAAGGGTTGACGATGGGCGCGGTTAAAGAATAAGATGAGCACAAAACTTAGGAGTCAGAAGCAGATGGGCAACAAGGAACGTAGTCTCTTCTCCAAGCTGGTCGGCTCGCTGGTGTTATTATTGCTGCCTGTTCTGATCTTGTCGGTGTATTCGAGCAGAGTCAATGAGAATGTCATCACCAGCCAGATCAAACAGTCGGGCATCAGCAGGCTATCTACCTTAGCCACACAACTGGACAGTATTATTACGCAGCTGGAGACCTTCACCTACCTCCTGATCCGTGATCCGAACGTCATTGAATTTCAGGATCTGTCCCTGCTGAACTCCAGCTACTACGAACAAATCAGCCGCAAAAAGCTCATTCAGGATAAGCTGTATCTGCAAAGCGCCTCGACGGAATGGATCAATGAAATCACGGTCTATTCGCCGCGTTCAGGGCAGACCATATCTACGGTCAACGGAACCTCCTATGATCTGGAGCGTCTTCAGCGGCTGAGCAAGGACAACTGGAATTTCATTATGGATGACGATCACGGAGATAAACAGGGCACGGTCATCCACTTGACCTTTGAACCCTACCAGTCCAGCAGCGGCATCGCCAGAGCCAATTCGATCATCGAAATCAGCTTTCACATGAACCATGTGATCCGGATGCTGGAGCAGTTTCAATCACAGGGAATCGGGGAAGCGCTTTTTTATAAACCTGATGACATCTTCTTATCCACGCCCTCTTGCCCGCCTGAGCTTCTCCAGGAGGCTGTATCCGCCTTAAAGCGGACGCAGCTGACGCATGAGGGCAATATTACTCTGGATGTCAGCGGAATTTCCTACCTTCTATCCTATTCCGATGTGCAGGTGCTGGACGGGTATGTGGTCAACATTGTGCCTTTATCCGAAATTCTGACGCCACTTAGGGTAACCAACCGGTTCGCCTATCTTGTCCTCGGACTGATCCTTATCGTGGGTATTGCCTTATCGTGGCTGCTATACCGGAATGTTCAGGTCCCGCTGCGCGCTCTGGTCAGAGGGGTTCAGCTCATCAAGATGGGACAATACAAGACCAGAATTCCGCTTCAGGCAAATAACGAATTCCGGCTCATTGTATCCAGATTCAATGAAATGTCGGCGCAAATTCAGCAGCTGATCGAGAATGTGCTGGAGCAGCTGCTGCTCACGCATGAAGCTGAGCTGAAGCAGCTGCAGTCACAGATTAATCCCCATTTTCTGTATAACAGCCTGTCCTACGTGATCAGCATGACCAAGCTGGAACGGAAGGATGCCGTGCTGCAAATGGCCTATCACCTGTCCGATTACTACCGCTATACGACCCGGTTGGAGAATCAGGCAGTGAGGCTGGCGGATGAGCTGAAGAACGCTGCCGATTACCTCAGCATCCACCGGATGCGGATGAGCCGCATCCGCTACAGCATCGAGGTGGCGGACCTCATGCGGGACCTTGAAGTGCCCCGGCTGATTCTCCAGCCGATCGTCGAGAATGCGCTGATTCACGGGATTGAAGCCCTGGAGGGCCCCGGGAGGATAACGATTAGCGGGAGCCTGGACGGCAGCGGATATTCGTTGATAGTTGACGACAACGGCGGTACTATGACCACTGGCCGGCTTCAGGAGCTTCAGCAGCTGCTTGCGAACCGGTATGGAGAACGGCCGGAAGCCTGCGGCCTGCTGAATGTGCACCGGCGGCTCCAGCTCCGGTACGGGGCGGATTCAGGGATGAGGCTGTCGGTCAATGCGGACTCGGGACTGCGGGTAGAGCTGTACTGGACAGAGAAGGCGGTGGAGAATGAAGCTGTTAATCGTGGATGATGAAGAGCACTTAGTGGAGAGCATGACCGCAAGCATTGCCTGGGAGACGGCTGGCATTACCAGCGTATTCTCTGCCTATTCCGGCAAGCAGGCTATGGAGCAGATGGACAAGAACGCCGCAGACATTGTGGTGACCGATGTCCGTATGCCCGGCATGAACGGCATTGAGCTGATCCGGGCAGTCAAGCAGAAGTGGCCGAGGACAGTTAGTATTCTGCTTACCGGCCATGCCGAATTTGAATATGCTCAGCAAGGGCTGAAAGCTAAGGCGGCACATTATTTCCTCAAGCCTGTGAAGGATGAGGAGTTGCTAGCTGCCGTCTCTGATGCGGCCCGTGCGCTGCAGGCAGAACGGGAGCAGATGACTGCCTACGTGCAGTCGCAGGCAATGGTTCACCGCAATCTGCCTATCCTGCGCTCCAACCTGCTGAACCATCTGATCCAGGGACGCATGTGGACTGAACGCAAATTGACAGAGCAGCTCCAGTTATACGGCCTTCCAATCGGATTAGGCGA
The sequence above is a segment of the Paenibacillus sp. FSL R7-0204 genome. Coding sequences within it:
- a CDS encoding helix-turn-helix domain-containing protein; protein product: MQSPVLAIGERLKEIRATRNLTLEDVSKLTDVSKPMLGQIERGQSSPTITTLWKIAVGLKVPLSLLLEELEEECSVVDTLSKNAILEEDGKMRAFPVFPFDPTRNVEIFYIEFDPGCQHPSKKHLDGVEEYVFVEQGMLEMVVNNKKIVLKEKQALRFRANVSHSYNNPYQEPCVIYNMIFYPRA
- a CDS encoding YbaK/EbsC family protein: MAIEKVKDFFKQYGMDSQIKEFEVSSATVDLAASALGCEPERIAKTLSFMVNGQAVLVVAAGDAQVDNKKFKEYFKTKAKMLSPDEAIDRVGHAIGGVCPFAIKNDVSVYLDISLKRFETIYPACGSSNSAIELTIKQLEQYSSYSEWIDVCKGWNDCT
- a CDS encoding alpha-L-fucosidase, with protein sequence MNDNIRNAAQVVPSPRQLAWQELEFYSFIHFGVNTFTDKEWGLGDEAPAIFNPEEFDAKQWVEVCKSAGMRGLILTCKHHDGFCLWPSSHTGHSVKHSPWRDGQGDMVQEVADACREGGLKFGVYLSPWDRHDGRYGTSEYNEYLKDQLRELLTGYGDIFCVWFDGACGEGPNGLKQVYDWDGYYEVIRELQPGAVISVCGPDVRWCGNEAGHTRESEWSVVPAELQDCEKIQEESQHVDDGEFARRSNSRDENLGSREAIAGKELVWYPAEVNTSIRPGWFYHAAEDDQVRSLEELLDIYDKSVGGNSTFLLNLPPDKRGLIHENDARRMAELGEVIRSTFEYNLAAGAQATATETAGEANAAGRVLDGNRDTFWCPKEGTEQASIELDLNVEQSFDTIVLKEHIQSGQRIEQLHLEYLDGDSWKKFSECTIVGHKRILKFLEVTARHIRLTIDQSRWCPTLSGFEVYLSKV
- a CDS encoding beta-galactosidase — encoded protein: MLYAGANYHPHDWSRERWAQDIEWMRAASFSVVRLGHLCWDSFEPSEGNFTFEWFDEVMDLFHEAGIQVVLDIATRPAPTWLHKKYPAIDRTDTNGIRMEAQTRYMEDIGHPAFQEYAYKFAETLVCKYQNHPALYAFGLCNELGSGAPSYSREARDRFEAWLKDKYGTVDQLNRAWTTQRWSRKLSSFHDVVLPVSGQIQGAPERVLDMWRFYSDEVLAYMQGLSRIVRQFAPEARESTNHWSENPGYGFDYLKQYEEIIDLPGIGFYPGTNPEDRRALTAACFFMDHRIGELDQPIWCLEFQTGDFGGYASPRLAMRMYAYLSLVHRAQAVCAWTWRTMLGGEEQYVFGLVDHDGTPGWKYEEFKQIAEEFKLLQERGLPRQTSPQIAIAYSYESLKVMDGNRSYYKTDYTRQVLEAYEALERANLDCNIVNLRSLRKDYKLLIVPGHAVMDAASAAAIRTFVEAGGTAVMTAYAAKVNEHNRAFDTPMPGGLSDVFGIRSGAFMRTRSHTPSENAGGLEKTELHLEREKPAILLGEQECQPEISYYEILEARTAETVASFTNTLEKSPAVTRNRYGKGEAIYVAIPADADFLSLLLDRLYPALGIQKGPVTPSGVVARSLEDGSLLCVNTTGIEQTIQLEREASGLLSGSRFADSLTLGAYEVELVTY
- a CDS encoding extracellular solute-binding protein, yielding MKIKFAKQASIALVAGVLMTAVAGCSAASDPGQAAQGDQGNTGQQAATITLGRVVGSDNKFKNGETIENNVHTKWAKEKFGIDFKVDWTVGTGDAYTTKLRLLLNSNEKLPDVFTLNDPTLENQVVDSGKVMDIDEAFDKYASQRLKDLYAQYPEIWNTVTYDGKHYGLPTFNANSSFSVLWIRQDWLDTLGLKAPKTIADMEAVMDAFVNRDPDGNGIKDTLGLSLSLKKGVTAVKDTFMVSSDFLFGQSAIPTYWTEGPDGKLQYGSVQPTVKEGLIKLSEWMSKGYLDKDAGIMDEAKAAESFVQGKSGMVFGPTWMASYPFSADMTFDYVPVPIPAGIDGKMGFGSEPQSSVRFYFNKDFKYMEAFFNYLDAIMGPGFYDPSSELANGWAEGYDYVIEDGKPVYDQDKIPGGWIDVKKYTIYGNDIQTPKKELEVMAKLGQGKTPETPYEMYFSARPKKWAEAAAVLQTYIDEASVFDKYTGPPTATMAQKGELLRKMESEAFLKIIYGQESPDSFDSFVEKWKSSGGDDMTKEVNEWYQALNH
- a CDS encoding ABC transporter permease, giving the protein MMEWKKSKTRFTRQLPLHLLILPSVICLLIFNYAPMAGLLMAFQDFKPRLGFLHSPWVGFEHFQYMFTYPDSVQVIYNTLLIASLKITANIIVPILFALLLNEVRALLFKRFVQTLVYLPHFLSWVILGGILTDILGNKGIVNHLLTLLGADTVFFLGDGTWFRITVVVSDVWKEFGFAAIIYLAAMSGINMSLYEAAEIDGAGRFKQTLHVTLPALVPVILVVGTLALGNILNAGFDQIFNLYNPLVYREGDIIDTFVYRVGLMNGSFSFATAVGLFKSVISFILIVTAYRLAYRFGNYRIF
- a CDS encoding carbohydrate ABC transporter permease, whose translation is MYRKTISYRWFTVLNTALLAVLAVLCILPLVHVAAVSFSSSAAATANQVFFWPVGFTAEAYSRTLTNPLFLRSLILSVERTLAGTLLSMALTVTAAYTLSRSFYGRSFYSWFFVFTMLFNGGLIPTYLLITQLHLTNTLWVLILPSAVNVFNTILMMQFFRAIPKELEEAASIDGAGYLRSLITIYLPLSLPSLATLSLFSMVWHWNSWFDGLIYMTDYRQYPLATFLQTIIQSGDMRNTNIDPSQLKILSERTVRSAQILIGALPILLVYPFLQRFFVQGLTMGAVKE
- a CDS encoding sensor histidine kinase — encoded protein: MGNKERSLFSKLVGSLVLLLLPVLILSVYSSRVNENVITSQIKQSGISRLSTLATQLDSIITQLETFTYLLIRDPNVIEFQDLSLLNSSYYEQISRKKLIQDKLYLQSASTEWINEITVYSPRSGQTISTVNGTSYDLERLQRLSKDNWNFIMDDDHGDKQGTVIHLTFEPYQSSSGIARANSIIEISFHMNHVIRMLEQFQSQGIGEALFYKPDDIFLSTPSCPPELLQEAVSALKRTQLTHEGNITLDVSGISYLLSYSDVQVLDGYVVNIVPLSEILTPLRVTNRFAYLVLGLILIVGIALSWLLYRNVQVPLRALVRGVQLIKMGQYKTRIPLQANNEFRLIVSRFNEMSAQIQQLIENVLEQLLLTHEAELKQLQSQINPHFLYNSLSYVISMTKLERKDAVLQMAYHLSDYYRYTTRLENQAVRLADELKNAADYLSIHRMRMSRIRYSIEVADLMRDLEVPRLILQPIVENALIHGIEALEGPGRITISGSLDGSGYSLIVDDNGGTMTTGRLQELQQLLANRYGERPEACGLLNVHRRLQLRYGADSGMRLSVNADSGLRVELYWTEKAVENEAVNRG